A portion of the Corynebacterium ammoniagenes DSM 20306 genome contains these proteins:
- a CDS encoding HIT family protein produces MANSSAPREHEGHEGSDVYVDSGVGEPDRLERIWAPFRMAYINKRTKDPFVEAPKKDDEEALIIARGEYVYALLNLFPYNAGHLMVVPYRKESNFEDLTDDETAELMAFVKKSIRVLKKVSRPEGINVGFNLGKASGGSVGDHLHMHVVPRWSGDSNFMTILDGTKVLPQLLKDTRQVLADGWQEIELEDQRMETSRMENPRA; encoded by the coding sequence ATGGCCAATTCCTCCGCACCACGTGAGCACGAAGGACACGAGGGCTCCGATGTATATGTGGACTCGGGGGTGGGGGAGCCAGACCGTTTAGAACGGATTTGGGCGCCATTTCGCATGGCGTACATCAATAAACGCACGAAAGATCCGTTTGTTGAAGCACCGAAAAAAGACGATGAAGAGGCATTAATCATCGCCCGCGGGGAGTATGTCTACGCCCTTTTGAACCTCTTTCCCTATAACGCGGGCCACCTCATGGTGGTGCCGTACCGCAAGGAATCCAATTTCGAAGATCTCACCGACGACGAGACTGCTGAGCTGATGGCCTTTGTGAAAAAGTCCATTCGCGTGCTCAAAAAAGTATCTCGGCCCGAAGGAATCAACGTCGGATTTAATCTCGGCAAGGCTTCAGGCGGGTCTGTGGGAGACCATCTTCACATGCATGTCGTGCCGCGCTGGTCTGGGGACAGCAATTTTATGACTATTCTTGATGGCACGAAGGTCTTGCCGCAGCTATTAAAAGATACGCGGCAAGTCCTTGCCGATGGCTGGCAAGAAATTGAGTTGGAGGATCAGCGGATGGAGACGTCAAGAATGGAGAACCCCCGTGCTTAG
- a CDS encoding phosphatidylinositol mannoside acyltransferase translates to MVKKEDLSAAGYFAGWSVVKHLPLPIARWLFTKVADKVSDNGKGMEQLRRNLMRVVGPENVTRKLVRDSMRSYMRYWMEAFRLQSMQKDPGLHSQLLAGLEGKELLDASLASPHGTILALTHSGNWDMAGVFLVGYDGPFTTVAERVKPESLFEAFVDYRESLGFRVIALTGGDQPPYEQLKKALEAGEVVCLLSERDLTRSGVEVDFFGEPCSMAAGPALLAQETGANLHAVHCFFTDEDEGVQPGWKMTVSEPLAVTDTQGTTQRIAQQFEKFLRRRPQDWHMLQPQWTADIEARRQRRAARKSKQQKE, encoded by the coding sequence ATGGTGAAAAAGGAAGATCTTTCCGCCGCAGGCTATTTCGCCGGCTGGTCCGTAGTCAAGCATTTACCCTTGCCTATTGCGAGATGGCTATTTACCAAGGTCGCAGACAAGGTCTCTGACAACGGCAAAGGTATGGAGCAGCTGCGCCGCAATCTCATGCGTGTGGTGGGGCCAGAAAATGTCACGCGAAAGCTAGTGCGTGATTCCATGCGCTCATATATGCGCTATTGGATGGAAGCTTTCCGTCTGCAAAGCATGCAGAAAGATCCAGGTTTGCACAGCCAACTACTTGCAGGTTTAGAGGGCAAGGAGCTTCTCGATGCCTCCTTGGCCTCACCACACGGCACTATCCTGGCGCTAACGCATAGCGGCAACTGGGATATGGCCGGGGTGTTTTTGGTAGGTTATGACGGTCCTTTTACCACGGTTGCGGAACGGGTAAAACCGGAAAGCCTTTTTGAAGCATTCGTGGACTATCGCGAATCTTTAGGCTTTCGAGTCATCGCCTTGACCGGTGGGGACCAACCTCCCTATGAACAACTGAAAAAGGCCTTGGAAGCTGGGGAAGTGGTGTGTCTGCTCAGTGAACGAGACCTCACCCGCAGTGGCGTGGAAGTCGATTTCTTTGGCGAGCCCTGTTCGATGGCCGCGGGCCCAGCACTTTTAGCCCAAGAAACCGGCGCTAACCTCCACGCTGTGCACTGCTTTTTTACCGATGAGGACGAAGGCGTACAGCCTGGGTGGAAAATGACGGTCTCAGAGCCGCTTGCGGTGACAGACACGCAAGGCACCACGCAGCGCATCGCGCAACAGTTTGAGAAATTTCTGCGGCGCCGTCCGCAAGATTGGCACATGCTGCAGCCGCAGTGGACTGCTGACATTGAGGCACGTCGACAACGCCGCGCTGCTCGCAAGTCCAAGCAGCAGAAAGAATAG
- the pgsA gene encoding phosphatidylinositol phosphate synthase produces the protein MLSVHGRKPAAVFVEPVARTFLKIGLTPNAVTLIGTFVTIAITVTLIPSGHLFAAAVFSGIFAAFDMVDGTMARLSGGATKFGATLDASCDRITDGALFAAIIWYLIYQDHAHPATIFAALVVLVTSQVISYVKARGEASGFSMIGGLIERPERLILGLVGIGLEGLGIPYILPISLWLLAVGSCYTVYQRLMQAYKQDKEATSTAKGAQPASGG, from the coding sequence GTGCTTAGCGTCCATGGGCGCAAGCCCGCGGCAGTGTTTGTTGAACCTGTCGCCCGCACCTTCCTGAAAATAGGTCTCACGCCCAATGCAGTCACGCTTATTGGCACCTTTGTCACCATCGCGATTACCGTGACGCTGATTCCGAGTGGGCATCTTTTTGCCGCAGCGGTCTTTTCCGGTATCTTTGCCGCTTTTGACATGGTCGACGGCACCATGGCGCGTTTAAGCGGCGGCGCAACGAAGTTCGGCGCGACGCTGGATGCCAGCTGCGACCGGATTACCGATGGCGCGCTGTTCGCTGCCATTATTTGGTACCTGATTTACCAGGACCATGCACACCCCGCCACCATCTTTGCGGCCCTTGTCGTACTCGTGACCTCCCAGGTCATCTCGTACGTCAAGGCGCGTGGCGAAGCCTCCGGCTTTTCCATGATCGGCGGGCTTATCGAACGCCCTGAGCGTTTGATCCTCGGTCTCGTTGGCATTGGTCTGGAAGGACTTGGCATTCCGTATATCCTCCCCATCAGCCTGTGGCTATTGGCGGTTGGTTCTTGCTACACCGTATACCAACGCTTAATGCAGGCTTATAAGCAAGACAAAGAGGCAACAAGCACCGCTAAAGGTGCGCAGCCAGCATCAGGGGGATGA
- the thrS gene encoding threonine--tRNA ligase — protein MSEAIAAISVNYEPFSCPAGTAVGAAMRELGLPNKGPEAVVVVRDTEGTLKDLAHVPTEDSVFTPVAACEEDGRAVIRHSCAHVLAQAVQAEFPGTKLGIGPAIENGFYYDFQTEEPFTPEDLKVIEKRMKKIIKTGQRFERGVFASNEEAAEALRDEPFKLELVEDKGNVDPNSDEATEVGSGELTYYDNVNPRSNEVEWSDLCRGPHIPTTKYIPAFTLTRSSAAYWRGDQNNAGLQRIYGTAWESKESLEAYQMMMEEAEKRDHRRLGAELDLFSFPDDLGSGLPVFHPNGGIVRTEMEEHSRRRHIEAGYSFVNTPHITKQDLFERSGHLGFYKDGMFPPMHVDAEYDAEGNETKPGQDYYLKPMNCPMHNLIFDTRGRSYRELPLRLFEFGNVYRYEKSGVIHGLTRARGFTQDDAHIYCTEDQLEEELTSVLDFIISLLQDYGLDDFYLELSTRDPNKSVGSEEIWERSTAILARVAEKSGLELVPDPEGAAFYGPKISVQARDAIGRTWQMSTVQLDFNMPERFNLEYTASDGSKKQPIMIHRALFGSIERFFGVLLEHYAGAFPAWLAPHQVVGIPVSEDNVGHLEQVIAKLCKKGIRADVDTSDDRMQKKIRNHTTGKVPFMLLAGARDAEANAVSFRFLDGSQANGIDVDEAVELIANWVAQRNNAQPNQENIEAYRSQNA, from the coding sequence ATGTCAGAAGCAATCGCCGCCATTTCGGTCAATTACGAGCCGTTTTCCTGCCCCGCAGGAACAGCAGTGGGCGCAGCAATGAGGGAACTGGGCTTGCCCAATAAAGGCCCAGAGGCGGTTGTGGTGGTTCGTGATACTGAGGGCACACTCAAAGACCTCGCGCACGTTCCTACCGAAGACAGCGTATTTACTCCAGTTGCCGCATGTGAAGAAGATGGCCGCGCCGTTATCCGCCACTCGTGCGCGCATGTTTTGGCACAGGCAGTGCAGGCAGAATTTCCTGGCACCAAGCTAGGCATTGGCCCTGCAATTGAAAACGGCTTCTACTACGATTTCCAAACTGAGGAGCCGTTTACGCCTGAGGACCTCAAGGTCATCGAAAAGCGCATGAAGAAGATCATCAAAACCGGTCAGCGGTTTGAGCGCGGTGTGTTTGCCTCGAATGAAGAGGCCGCTGAGGCGCTGCGCGATGAGCCTTTCAAGCTGGAACTGGTGGAAGATAAGGGCAACGTTGACCCGAACTCTGATGAAGCCACCGAGGTGGGCTCTGGTGAGCTGACCTATTACGATAACGTCAACCCACGTAGCAATGAGGTGGAGTGGTCAGACCTATGCCGCGGTCCACACATTCCCACCACCAAGTACATTCCAGCGTTTACGCTGACCCGTTCTTCCGCTGCGTACTGGCGCGGCGATCAAAACAACGCTGGCCTGCAGCGCATCTACGGCACCGCCTGGGAATCCAAGGAATCCCTTGAGGCGTACCAGATGATGATGGAAGAGGCCGAAAAGCGCGACCACCGTCGTCTAGGTGCTGAGCTTGACCTGTTTAGCTTCCCCGATGACCTAGGCTCCGGCCTGCCGGTATTCCACCCCAACGGTGGCATCGTGCGCACGGAGATGGAGGAGCACTCGCGTCGTCGTCACATCGAAGCTGGCTACTCCTTTGTCAACACCCCGCACATCACCAAACAAGACCTCTTTGAGCGCTCAGGTCACCTGGGCTTTTACAAAGACGGCATGTTCCCGCCGATGCACGTCGATGCCGAGTATGACGCTGAGGGCAACGAGACCAAGCCAGGGCAGGATTACTACCTCAAGCCCATGAACTGCCCGATGCACAACCTCATCTTTGACACCCGTGGTCGTTCCTACCGCGAGCTACCACTGCGTCTATTTGAGTTCGGGAATGTCTACCGCTATGAAAAATCTGGCGTTATCCATGGCCTGACCCGTGCACGTGGCTTTACCCAGGATGATGCGCACATCTACTGCACCGAAGATCAGCTCGAAGAAGAACTCACCTCAGTTCTAGACTTCATTATTTCCTTGCTGCAGGACTACGGCCTGGATGATTTCTACCTAGAGCTGTCCACCCGCGATCCCAATAAGTCCGTGGGTTCGGAAGAAATCTGGGAGCGCTCGACCGCGATCTTGGCGCGCGTGGCAGAAAAATCTGGCCTGGAGCTCGTGCCTGACCCAGAAGGCGCTGCGTTCTACGGCCCGAAGATTTCCGTGCAGGCTCGCGATGCCATTGGTCGTACCTGGCAGATGTCCACTGTGCAGCTGGACTTCAACATGCCGGAGCGCTTTAACCTGGAATACACCGCATCCGATGGCTCAAAGAAGCAGCCAATCATGATTCACCGCGCGCTGTTTGGTTCCATCGAGCGCTTCTTCGGCGTCCTGCTGGAGCACTACGCCGGTGCATTCCCAGCATGGCTGGCACCGCACCAGGTCGTGGGCATTCCAGTCTCCGAAGACAACGTTGGCCACTTGGAGCAGGTGATTGCGAAGCTGTGTAAAAAGGGTATCCGCGCGGATGTTGATACCTCTGATGACCGCATGCAGAAAAAGATTCGCAATCACACCACCGGCAAGGTGCCGTTCATGCTGCTCGCCGGAGCCCGTGACGCGGAAGCAAATGCGGTGTCATTCCGCTTCCTCGATGGATCCCAAGCCAATGGCATCGACGTGGATGAAGCAGTTGAGCTGATTGCCAACTGGGTTGCCCAGCGCAATAACGCCCAGCCCAACCAGGAAAATATTGAGGCCTACCGCAGCCAGAACGCCTAG